DNA sequence from the Lysinibacillus sp. OF-1 genome:
AAAGATTCTGGTGAAGTATTGATCCATAAAATAAAAACAGCTAACTAGCCATGAGTTCGCTTCATGTGTAAAAAAAGACTTACAACATAGCTAATGCCCTATTGTAAGCCTTTTCTCTTTTGTTACTGATTGTCATTAACAATTCGCCCAATTGCTTGACGGTCAAATTTCACTCGTACATTGTCAGCGATTTTTAACGTCACTGCTGTGTCCTCAATCGCATCTACGACACCATGTAGACCACCGATTGTAATGACTTTATCTCCACGTTGCAAACTACTTTGCATATTTTGTGTTTCCTGCTGTCTTTTTTTAGCTGGACGGATTAAGATAAACCACATTGCAACGAACATTAATAATATTGGCGCTAATCCTAATAATTGATCCATAATATATCTTGCCCCCTTTCCAAATCTCACTTTTTTAGTATAGACTATTCCACCAATAAAAAGCGATGGACAAGCCAAAAAATTTTCTCAATTACTAATATTTTTTCTATGATTGACATTATTTTGCTAGAAATATTCACTTTTTACAAAGATTTGAATGCTTTTACAAAACGATTGCCATAGTATAAGGACATTAGGCACTGCCTAATGTCCTTTCATAGTGTTGAAAAACAAAACCATTCATAGAATTTATATGAAAGGTGAAAAAGGATTTCCGTTGCAGGCTACTTGCTTTCCTGTGGGCGAGCGCCGAGCTATCCCACGGGAGTCAAGTAGCCTTCCACTCCAATCCATAAAAATGTTTCTGTTTAGCAAAGATCTTCAAATAAAGTGAAGGTATTCATTACTCTTTATGGAGGGTGTTGTCACTCATCACTTCTCCACATTGAAAATAAGAGGCTATCCTTTCTCTAATCATACAAATACGGCTCGTATGAAAGATAAGGAAAAGACATTTTTGCAGAATGGTTGATTGGAGTGGAGCCAGTGTCACTCCTAGGGGATTTAGCGTCATAGAGGAGACCCTGGAGCGAACGCAGTGAGTGAAGCGGCTCATCTGACGCCCCCTGGAAAGGACGCTGGTGGAACGGAAATCAACCCCTCGCCTTACAAAATTGCTTATTATGCCGTTGACATTACCTTTTTTATTTCGATTCAGTAACATAAAATGAAAGACGTAATGGCTTAAAAGTTCTTAGCATTTGGCCCATTGAAGCCATATTTTTCAAAGAATTCTTCTCGGAAATCACCAAGGCGGTCTTGACGAATGGCTTCACGCACTTGTTCCATCAGCTTCAATAGGAAATGTAGATTATGATAAGACGTTAAACGAATACCAAACGTTTCTTCCGTACGGATAAGGTGTCGAACATAGGCACGAGAATAGTTTTTACATGTATAGCAATCACAATTCGGATCAATTGGACCAAAATCACGTGCATACTTAGCATTTTTCACCACTAGACGGCCTTCAGATGTCATTAGTGTACCATTACGTGCAATACGTGTTGGCAGCACACAGTCAAACATATCAATCCCACGAATTGCTCCATCAATTAAAGAATCTGGTGAGCCAACCCCCATTAAATAACGTGGTTTATTTTCAGGCATCATTGGCGTCGTAAATTCTAACACTCGGTTCATCACATCTTTCGGTTCACCAACAGATAATCCACCAATTGCGTAGCCTGGGAAATCTAATTCCACTAATGCTTCTGCTGAACGACGGCGTAAATCCTCATACTCTCCGCCTTGGATGATACCAAACAAACCTTGCTCCTCTGGACGCTTATGCGCTTCTTTACAGCGTTTTGCCCAACGTGTTGTACGATCAACTGATTGCAGCATATAATCATGTGTCGCAGGAAATGGTGGACATTCATCGAACGCCATCATAATGTCAGACCCTAAATCATTTTGAATTTCCATTGCTTTTTCAGGGCTTAAAAATAGCTTATCTCCATTAAGGTGATTACGGAAATGAACGCCTTCCTCCTCAATTTTACGGAATTGACTTAGGGAGAACACTTGGAAACCACCTGAATCCGTTAAAATAGGACGATCCCAGTTCATAAATTTATGGAGTCCGCCTGCTTCCTTGACAATATCATTGCCTGGACGAAGCCATAAATGGTACGTATTGGACAAAATGATCCCAGCATTCATTTCTTTTAATTCCTCTGGCGACATCGTTTTAACAGTTGCTTGTGTGCCCACTGGCATGAATGCTGGTGTTTCAAAGGAGCCATGTGGTGTATGGACGATGCCAAGACGTGCTCCTGTTTGTTTACAAGTATGAAGTAATTCATATCGAATTGCTGGTTGTGTCATAAACTAAAAATCCTCTCTTATCTGAAGTAAAAACAGTACTTCGATTGTATCCACTATTATTTTTTCGGACGTATAAACATCGCATCTCCAAAACTAAAGAAGCGATATTTTTCCTCCACTGCTTGCTGATAGGCACTTAAAATAGTTTCTCGAGTAGCTAGCGTACTAACAAGCATGACAAGTGTTGATTTCGGTAAATGGAAGTTTGTAATTAACCCATCCACCACCGTAAAGTTGTAGCCTGGATAAATGAAAATAGACGTCCAACCTTGTTCTGCTCGCACTTCCCCCTCATATTTAGAGCCAATTGTCTCCAATGTACGTGTAGAGGTTGTCCCAACAGCTATGACCTTGCCGCCGTTTTGCTTAACACGATTAATCGTATCTGCCGCTTGTTCGGTCACACTATAGAATTCAGCGTGCATTTCATGGTTTTCAATCGAATCCACACTAACAGGACGGAAAGTGCCGAGACCCACATGTAGCGTGATAAAGACCACTTCTACACCTTTCGCTTTTACCTGCTCTAATAATTGCTCCGTGAAATGTAGTCCCGCTGTTGGTGCTGCAGCTGAGCCACGTTCTTTGGCATAAACCGTTTGGTAACGATCCTTGTCCTCAAGTTTTTCACGAATATATGGAGGCAACGGCATTTCACCAAGTTGCTCTAATATTTCATAAAAGATGCCATCATAATGAAAGTCAAATGTACGTCCGCCATGTTCAAGCTCTCCTGTACAAGTAGCTGTTAATAAACCTTCACCAAATGTGATAACAGTTCCTACTTTTACACGCTTAGCTGGTTTTACAAGTGTTTCCCACTCATCTGTACCAGCTAATTGCTTTAATAACAATACTTCTATATGTGCACCTGTTTCCTCTTTCACACCCATTAAGCGAGCAGGTAAGACTCTTGTATCATTTAATACGAGACAATCTCCAGCATGTAGCTCATCTAAAACGTGAGCAAAATGGTGGTGCTCTACTTTAGTAGCGCCAGGTGTAACAACCATTAAGCGGCTCGCAGTACGATCAATTAATGGCGTTTGAGCAATAAGCTCCTCCGGTAATTCAAAATCAAAATCTTCTACACGCATGAAAAAACTTCCTTCTTTATGTTTGTTGTGGATACTCATATCCAAAATGTTCATAGGCTAAATGTGTGGCAACTCTTCCCCGTGGTGTACGTTGAATAAGGCCAATTTGCATCAAATAAGGTTCATATACATCCTCTATCGTAACCCGTTCCTCACCAATCGATGCCGCAAGCGTATCTAAGCCCACTGGACCGCCTTGGAAGCGCTCAATCATGTTCGTTACAAGTTTATGGTCGATATGATCAAGCCCTCTAGGATCAACTTGTAACAGCTCTAGCGCTTGCTGTGCAAGACCCTCCGTTATCATACCATCTCCAAGCACTTGTGCATAATCTCGTACTCGTTTTAATAGACGATTCGCAATTCGAGGTGTTCCGCGTGAGCGTCTCGCCATTTCCATTGCCGCTACTTGCTCAATTTTCACCTCAAATAAATGAGCACTTCGCACCACAATTTCAGCAAGTGAACGATCATCATAATATTCTAAGCGTAGTAACACACCAAAGCGATCCCTTAAAGGGGCTGATAAGGCGCCAGCTCTTGTTGTAGCACCTACAAGGGTAAAGGGAGGTAAATCAAGGCGTACAGAACGTGCTTCTGGACCTTTCCCCACCACAATATCTAAACAGAAGTCCTCCATTGCTGGATATAGCACTTCTTCAATGGCACGGGAGAGTCGATGAATTTCATCTATAAATAAAACGTCCCCAGGCTCAAGTGAACTTAAAATAGCTGCTAAATCCCCTGGGCGCTCAATTGCAGGGCCACTCGTCATGCGTACATTGACATTCATCTCATTCGCAATAACAGCAGCTAATGTCGTTTTACCAAGTCCCGGAGGTCCATATAACAGCACATGGTCTAAACTTTCTTGGCGAAGCTTTGCCGCTTCAATGAATATTTGTAAGTTTTCCTTCACTTTATGTTGCCCAATATACTGCGTTAATTTTTGAGGGCGTAAAGATAATTCAAACTGCTCATCATAGCTACCTGCCTCACTTGCCATCATACGTTCAGACATGCACCTTCCCTCCTTTCCTTATTTTATTTTTAGCAATAGTTGCAACGCTTGTTTCATAAAGGCATCTGTCGTTTCCAGCTTGTCGTTGTCCTCAAGCTGTGGACGAATTTTTTCGAGCTCTTTTTCAGAATAACCAAGTGCCATTAACGCCAGTATAGCTTCTTCTAGCTCATGCTTATAAGGATTCACACCAAACAATGGTAGCTCATGTTCTGCACTAGGAAGCTCCAATGTATCTAATAACGAGCCTAGCTTGCCCTTCAAATCAAGAATCATTTGACGTGCCGTTTTTTTCCCAACCCCAGGGAACTTCACTAAAAACGCTTCGTCCTCCCGCTCAATGGCACTAATAACCTGTTGCGGATTCCCAGTAGCTAAAATCGCTAGAGCCCCCTTTGGCCCTATGCCAGATACTAATATTAGCTTTCGAAATAGCTCACGTTGATCTAGATTAGGGAAACCATATAAAACTTGTGCATCCTCTCGTACATGCAAATGAACATATATCTGTTGCTCCAGGGCTGATGTGCGGAATGCAAACGGATTGGGCGTATGAAGTTGCCAGCCAATACCTTGTTGTTCTAATACTATAAACTCAGGTGTAATACGAGTTACTTGTCCTTTTAAATAATCATACATCTATAATCCCTCACAATCATCGTCTTCGATTATAGCATATAGCGAACGAATGCTCGACAAAAAGTAGTGGCAAAAGCGCTGTTGCCAAACAAAAATGACCGCCAAATGACGGTCATTTTTTAACAAATCTATCAATATCGTACCACAGTTTTGGCCAATAGGTGAGGGCTCGTTTTGTGAATGGCACTAAATAATCTAAAAATACTAGCTGTTGCTCTAGTGGTAAATCCACTGCAAAAAGCCATTCTCGTAATAGCTCATTCGGATATTTCAAACGATGGAGCTTTCTTTTATCCAGTCGTTTCAGCTCAGGTAATTCGGCAAAAATTTTCCCAAGATCATAATCAACAGCAGGTAATACACGATGCAACCATAAAATATATTCATCATCTGCTTCGCCAAGATGTGCTAAATCAAAATCAATTAAACGTAATTGGCCATCAGAGCACCATAAAAAATTATGATGAACCACATCCCCATGTAATAGTGTGATTTCTTTTTCAGGCGCATCCTCTAATGCAATCAGTTGTAAAGATTTATCACTATAATGCACAATTTGATCGATTTCTTCTTTTGTTAAAAAAGCTCGAAACTCATTTCTTCTACTTTTAAAACGCATATGACGCATTTGCCATTTTAAAAGCTGCGAGTAGGTATGCAAGCCTGGCATTCGCTGCCAAGCTATTTTTTTATGTGTATCATGTAAAGCTATTAATAATTTAAGAGATTCTTCACGATCTTTTTTATATGCAAAGTTAGCACCATGGCTTCCTTCTTGCCATACTTGCACAATTAACTGCTCATCATCACTCTGGACCAATGGTAAGATTAGAGAAGGCTCCATGCGTCCTAACTGGCGATGAATTGCTCTCACCTTCTCTGCAATTTCCACTTGCTTCGCTCGTTTGACAAAATAATGATTCGATTCATACTTATATTTCCAAATGTTTGACTTTAACTCTTCTACAATATACGCTTTTTCACCATCGATAAGGCGTCATCCCGCCTGGGAAATAGTGCGGTGACATCCATTGTCCCCCTGCTGGTGGGCACGGCGGTGGACAATGTGTCGGACATGGTGGTGGCGGACAATGACAAGGATCCATTTGCCATGTAGGCATCATCATTGGTTGTTGATGACAGCCACAGGATTGACCCATGTTCATATCAGGCATCATCATTGGCTGTGTACCACAGCCACAAGATTGACCCATATTCATATCCATTTGTGGCTTCATTTGCTGATCCTGTGTATGGAAGAATGGTGATGTAGACTCTAAAAAGTCTTCCATCCCACCTACTTTATGATCTGGCATGTCACAAGACATTGGCTGTTGTGGCATCGTATAATGCTCGACCTGAGGTTGCATTGGCATCATCGGCCACCACATTTGATGATAGATCGGTTGATGACAACTTGAGCAATGTGGGACAGCAGGCATTTGTGGCATGATATGCATCGGTGGCTGTGGCGCTGGTTGTGGCATTGGCTTCGGTTGAGCTACAGGTGGTGGTGTAGGTGCTGGCGGTGGTGGTGGCTGTATTTGTACAGGTGGTGTTGTAACATTTTGCTCCATTTGTGGCATCACCAATTGTTGGTGCCAATTCATTTCCACAGGCTGCGGTACCCACATCGGTTGTTGTGGCATTTGCATAGGCATTGGCATCGGTATTGGAATCGGAATCATTTGTGGTTCTGGCATTGGCATAGGAGCTGGTGGTGGCGGTACAATAGGCGGCGGTGGTGGCATCGGTCGCTGTACCTCTTTTTTAGGACTTTCCTTCGGTGCCTCCTTATGCACTTGTGTTTCCTTTTTCGGCATTTCTTTATGTGATTCTCTATGCGGCTCTTTGTTTATTTTTTCAGGCAATATAATTTCCATACCTGGAACAATATAATCTGGGTTGGCAAGATGGACATTGAGCCGCTTCAAATCTTCAAACGAAATGCCGTACTCTTTCGCAATCTTCCACAAGGTGTCTCCCTTTTGAACAATATGAATACGCAATTTTTTCCTCCCTTCCTCTCTACGTATCATATGTTCAATGTTTCATTTGGATACAAAAATTTCAGCAAGTTAGAAATGCTTCATGGTACACTAAAACATAAGGAATGCTGATTCCTTTATTATGAGCAGAGGTGAACTCTTATGAAAAAAATGTTAGGCGAAGAACGCCGACTGCAACTTTTAGCGCAATTAAAAAACAGTAAAGCACCTATAACTGGGACAGACTTGGCTAAGTTCGCCAATGTTTCTAGACAAGTTATCGTCAATGATATGACTCTATTAAAGGCAAGAAATGAGCCCATTATTGCCACAAGCCAGGGCTATCTTTATATGCATCAGGAACAATTACAGCAAACCGTTGAACGTACGTTCCCTTGCTTGCATACCTCAGAGCAAACAGAGGATGAATTAATGACCATTGTCGATTGTGGTGGTACTGTCAAAAATGTTATTGTAGAACATCCAATATATGGTGAACTCACTGCCTCCATTATGGTATCAAATCGCCATGAGGTGAAACAGTTTATCGAACGTGTCAATGCCACACAGGCTAATTATTTATCCGCCCTTACTGGTGGCATTCATCTGCATGTCATCTCTGCACCCTCTGTTGAAGTTTTAACTTTAATTGAACAAGCCTTACAAAAAAAGAGCTACTTAGTGTCAGATCAATAAATAGCAAAAGCACCGTATGATATCCTTTTTCATACGGTGCTTTCTGTTTTGATTGCAAATGTTATGCTTCTGATTGGACGCTTGAGCGACGGTATTTCTTTTCTCTTCGCGAGCATTTTGATCCTGAGCGAAAGTATTTTTCCACTCTCTGCGGATATTATAAACCCGTGCGCTACTAGGAAAGAAATCGTTGCCGTTGAGAAGGTGTGGGCAATAAGCATTCACTTTTTTGACCAAATAAACGATAGCGTTGTTTAGCAAATAATCGATACAGCGCATTACGGATAATGGGGGGAACAAGAATCAAGGCATAGAAGCAAGGCCACAGTCCATCCAATTTCCTGCATATGTTTAATGCTGCGGTAGATTCCAGCGAGACGTTCCCTTGTTCAATCAGAATCACACTATCTATATTCTTTGGTATATTGTACTGATTGAGCAATGCTTGGCCGATATCACTTTGAAGTGACGCAAATTGAAAATAGCCAGCTTCATCGTGTTTGATAATAAATTGAACAGTGCTATCACAAAAATTACAGATACCATCAAATAAAATGATGCCAGCCATTACCATTCCTCCCTACAGCTATTCTGCCTCGTCTGATGTAACATAAGTGAAGTAAGTACCCAAAGATTTTACCTTACAGCCTAGTGCAGCTAATTCTTCCATGGCGCCACGCATCATCGGTTCTTTTTCATCTGCTAATACATCAATCATAAAGAAATAATCACCTAAGCCCGTTTTAAGTGGACGTGATTCAATTTTACTTAAATTCAGTTGACGCCATGCAAAAACAGAAAGCACCTGATGCAATGCCCCTGAACGATCCGTTGGCAATGTAATCATAAACGTTGTCTTAGCTTGCCCTTCAGATAGCTCTTGCGGCAATCGTTTATTTTGCTTGGACAGTACAAAGAAACGTGTATGGTTAAAATGGAAATCATGGATATTCGATTCAACTATGTCAAGGCCATATTTTTCGGCTGCTGCTGCATTGCCTACTGCGGCTATACATTCTTGTGGATTTTCTGATACATATTTCGCTGCTGCCGCTGTGGAAGTTGTTTGATGTAATGGCACATGACTGAAACGATAAAATAAGTATTTATGACATTGAGCTAGTGCATGTGGGTGGGAATAAACACCTGCGATAGACTGCCAATGATCCTTTTGCGCTTTATTCACCATTAAATGCTGCTGGATTTTTAGCAATAATTCACCTGTCACATAGAGTGTTGCCTCATGGAATAAATAATCTAATGTTAATGTTACAGAGCCCTCTAAGGCATTTTCTAGCGGAACGACGGCTAAATCCACCTTTCCCTCCGCGACAGCCTCTATACATTCTGGAATCGTCGCACACGGTACAAGCCACTCATTTGGAAAAGTAGCCTTTGTTGCTAAATATGTAAATGATGCTTCTGGTCCTAAATAGGCGATTCTATTTTCCCATTGTTGCTTTGTCATTGCAAATACCTCCTTTATGGCACAATAAGGAGCAGTCCCGCGAGATTACTCACTGTTGGGACAGCTCCTTATTTGAGCTTGTTATCGCATTCTGACCTAGCAGTCTTATTAAACACGATAATTCATTTTTGTCAAAAATTAAAGGATTGAACACTGTACTGTTATTATAATGCTCCAGAACTAATTACTTCTGCTGATTCTACAAAATCTAAGCGCTTTAATTGCTGAATGAGGTCATCAAGATCACAGGTCATGCTTGTTACATCTAATGATAAAGTAACATTGGCACGTCCCTGAATCGGAATCGTTTGATGAATTGTCAATACATTACAATGTGTAATTGTCACAGTTTCTAAAAGCTTAGCAAGTGTTCCTTTTCTATCTTGAAGCTGTAAAAAGACTGTTAAAATGCGTTCCTGCACAATTGAATGAAAAGGAAAAACCGCATCACGATATTTGTAAAACGCACTTCGCGATAAATCCACCTGCTTTACCGCATCCCAAATGGAAGATACTGAACCACTTGATAGTAAGTGTTTCGCTTCCAAAGTTTTTTGCATTGCATCCGTTAAAACATCCTCACGAACTAAATAATATCGCTGATTCGCAACATTCTTCATACGCTTCCCCCTAAAACTCATGTCTTAATCGACAAATTCAAATTCAAACTCTTGTAGGCGTACTGTATCGCCATCTTGTGCTCCACGTTGACGCAGAGCCTCATCCACACCCATTGCACGCAATTGACGAGCAAAACGACGAATACCATCTTCACGGCTAAAGTCCGTCATTTTAAATAAACGCTCAATGGCATAACCATTAATAATAAATGTACCATCATCGTCACGAGTGATTTCGAAATCTTCACCTTTTGCCTCATGCTTGTACATGACAGTTGCGTCTGATTGCTCCTCTACATCTTCATATAGTGGGAATTCAGGCGTTACTTCCAGTAGATCCGCAATGGCAAACAACAGCTCTTTTAACCCTTGACGTGAAACAGCAGAAATTGGGAAAATTTGAACATCTTCTCCTACCTTTTG
Encoded proteins:
- the yajC gene encoding preprotein translocase subunit YajC, producing MDQLLGLAPILLMFVAMWFILIRPAKKRQQETQNMQSSLQRGDKVITIGGLHGVVDAIEDTAVTLKIADNVRVKFDRQAIGRIVNDNQ
- the tgt gene encoding tRNA guanosine(34) transglycosylase Tgt → MTQPAIRYELLHTCKQTGARLGIVHTPHGSFETPAFMPVGTQATVKTMSPEELKEMNAGIILSNTYHLWLRPGNDIVKEAGGLHKFMNWDRPILTDSGGFQVFSLSQFRKIEEEGVHFRNHLNGDKLFLSPEKAMEIQNDLGSDIMMAFDECPPFPATHDYMLQSVDRTTRWAKRCKEAHKRPEEQGLFGIIQGGEYEDLRRRSAEALVELDFPGYAIGGLSVGEPKDVMNRVLEFTTPMMPENKPRYLMGVGSPDSLIDGAIRGIDMFDCVLPTRIARNGTLMTSEGRLVVKNAKYARDFGPIDPNCDCYTCKNYSRAYVRHLIRTEETFGIRLTSYHNLHFLLKLMEQVREAIRQDRLGDFREEFFEKYGFNGPNAKNF
- the queA gene encoding tRNA preQ1(34) S-adenosylmethionine ribosyltransferase-isomerase QueA, whose translation is MRVEDFDFELPEELIAQTPLIDRTASRLMVVTPGATKVEHHHFAHVLDELHAGDCLVLNDTRVLPARLMGVKEETGAHIEVLLLKQLAGTDEWETLVKPAKRVKVGTVITFGEGLLTATCTGELEHGGRTFDFHYDGIFYEILEQLGEMPLPPYIREKLEDKDRYQTVYAKERGSAAAPTAGLHFTEQLLEQVKAKGVEVVFITLHVGLGTFRPVSVDSIENHEMHAEFYSVTEQAADTINRVKQNGGKVIAVGTTSTRTLETIGSKYEGEVRAEQGWTSIFIYPGYNFTVVDGLITNFHLPKSTLVMLVSTLATRETILSAYQQAVEEKYRFFSFGDAMFIRPKK
- the ruvB gene encoding Holliday junction branch migration DNA helicase RuvB, whose translation is MSERMMASEAGSYDEQFELSLRPQKLTQYIGQHKVKENLQIFIEAAKLRQESLDHVLLYGPPGLGKTTLAAVIANEMNVNVRMTSGPAIERPGDLAAILSSLEPGDVLFIDEIHRLSRAIEEVLYPAMEDFCLDIVVGKGPEARSVRLDLPPFTLVGATTRAGALSAPLRDRFGVLLRLEYYDDRSLAEIVVRSAHLFEVKIEQVAAMEMARRSRGTPRIANRLLKRVRDYAQVLGDGMITEGLAQQALELLQVDPRGLDHIDHKLVTNMIERFQGGPVGLDTLAASIGEERVTIEDVYEPYLMQIGLIQRTPRGRVATHLAYEHFGYEYPQQT
- the ruvA gene encoding Holliday junction branch migration protein RuvA; translated protein: MYDYLKGQVTRITPEFIVLEQQGIGWQLHTPNPFAFRTSALEQQIYVHLHVREDAQVLYGFPNLDQRELFRKLILVSGIGPKGALAILATGNPQQVISAIEREDEAFLVKFPGVGKKTARQMILDLKGKLGSLLDTLELPSAEHELPLFGVNPYKHELEEAILALMALGYSEKELEKIRPQLEDNDKLETTDAFMKQALQLLLKIK
- a CDS encoding phosphotransferase, translated to MDGEKAYIVEELKSNIWKYKYESNHYFVKRAKQVEIAEKVRAIHRQLGRMEPSLILPLVQSDDEQLIVQVWQEGSHGANFAYKKDREESLKLLIALHDTHKKIAWQRMPGLHTYSQLLKWQMRHMRFKSRRNEFRAFLTKEEIDQIVHYSDKSLQLIALEDAPEKEITLLHGDVVHHNFLWCSDGQLRLIDFDLAHLGEADDEYILWLHRVLPAVDYDLGKIFAELPELKRLDKRKLHRLKYPNELLREWLFAVDLPLEQQLVFLDYLVPFTKRALTYWPKLWYDIDRFVKK
- a CDS encoding LysM peptidoglycan-binding domain-containing protein, producing MRIHIVQKGDTLWKIAKEYGISFEDLKRLNVHLANPDYIVPGMEIILPEKINKEPHRESHKEMPKKETQVHKEAPKESPKKEVQRPMPPPPPIVPPPPAPMPMPEPQMIPIPIPMPMPMQMPQQPMWVPQPVEMNWHQQLVMPQMEQNVTTPPVQIQPPPPPAPTPPPVAQPKPMPQPAPQPPMHIMPQMPAVPHCSSCHQPIYHQMWWPMMPMQPQVEHYTMPQQPMSCDMPDHKVGGMEDFLESTSPFFHTQDQQMKPQMDMNMGQSCGCGTQPMMMPDMNMGQSCGCHQQPMMMPTWQMDPCHCPPPPCPTHCPPPCPPAGGQWMSPHYFPGGMTPYRW
- a CDS encoding transcription repressor NadR, translated to MKKMLGEERRLQLLAQLKNSKAPITGTDLAKFANVSRQVIVNDMTLLKARNEPIIATSQGYLYMHQEQLQQTVERTFPCLHTSEQTEDELMTIVDCGGTVKNVIVEHPIYGELTASIMVSNRHEVKQFIERVNATQANYLSALTGGIHLHVISAPSVEVLTLIEQALQKKSYLVSDQ
- a CDS encoding thiol-disulfide oxidoreductase DCC family protein; amino-acid sequence: MAGIILFDGICNFCDSTVQFIIKHDEAGYFQFASLQSDIGQALLNQYNIPKNIDSVILIEQGNVSLESTAALNICRKLDGLWPCFYALILVPPIIRNALYRLFAKQRYRLFGQKSECLLPTPSQRQRFLS
- the pheA gene encoding prephenate dehydratase, which gives rise to MTKQQWENRIAYLGPEASFTYLATKATFPNEWLVPCATIPECIEAVAEGKVDLAVVPLENALEGSVTLTLDYLFHEATLYVTGELLLKIQQHLMVNKAQKDHWQSIAGVYSHPHALAQCHKYLFYRFSHVPLHQTTSTAAAAKYVSENPQECIAAVGNAAAAEKYGLDIVESNIHDFHFNHTRFFVLSKQNKRLPQELSEGQAKTTFMITLPTDRSGALHQVLSVFAWRQLNLSKIESRPLKTGLGDYFFMIDVLADEKEPMMRGAMEELAALGCKVKSLGTYFTYVTSDEAE
- a CDS encoding ACT domain-containing protein, with amino-acid sequence MKNVANQRYYLVREDVLTDAMQKTLEAKHLLSSGSVSSIWDAVKQVDLSRSAFYKYRDAVFPFHSIVQERILTVFLQLQDRKGTLAKLLETVTITHCNVLTIHQTIPIQGRANVTLSLDVTSMTCDLDDLIQQLKRLDFVESAEVISSGAL